The Solea senegalensis isolate Sse05_10M linkage group LG9, IFAPA_SoseM_1, whole genome shotgun sequence genome has a segment encoding these proteins:
- the si:ch211-154o6.3 gene encoding LOW QUALITY PROTEIN: F-box/WD repeat-containing protein pof1 (The sequence of the model RefSeq protein was modified relative to this genomic sequence to represent the inferred CDS: deleted 2 bases in 1 codon) produces MGEVRKLQKKLRQIENLEIKISLSPEERFKISRKAELRSRLAELQLQLSGPQQTLGIVGDRKKEKMKRQVDDAPGALPSQKPPASKVLKGGEEFKAQATPSPAVRQRETAVDRQREKTEPAKVSGHKQDVSADCPESDKEQQLRQEEAEFSSLKGSWEKAKFRLRQLEGHNDIVTCVVAVDNLVVSGSRDTTVKVWHVPTATEHKNLGGHTGGVTCLSPSTRVSVPPPEYCKRLAWSLSLSDKERFILSGSADCYVKIWALSIGQCVKSIYTFNAVTALCFVPEGDGYIITGSDGGKVQAWSWHTFENCQSINAHQDAVTCIQSQGPLVFSGSAEGGVSVWENRCTDRDPLRQLQHWGVQVTGCGSGSGGRLTLSPRGDRVFLAYGQAWVKILHWRTGSTSRLTNHSSIAAVTDCVHQTGGLLIGSCYDLVNGESTLNLFSLPQCRYLASLTWPDAPRILCFATWATGSGDHRWVTGGRTLTVWEQLPSSGKQRGDISVKRDSRLDFCFLESEAETEDDEETDGFEDDDDGAHSRSDGAEDEGSSSWLRCVLQ; encoded by the exons ATGGGGGAGGTGAGGAAGCTGCAGAAGAAGTTGAGACAGATTGAGAATCTGGAAATAAAAATCAGTCTGAGCCCAGAGGAGAGATTCAAG ATCTCCAGGAAGGCGGAGCTGCGTTCCAGATTGGCTGAGCTTCAGCTGCAGCTTTCTGGCCCGCAGCAAACTCTGGGGATTGTGGGAGacagaaaaaaggagaagatgAAAAGACAAGT GGACGATGCTCCTGGGGCACTTCCGTCACAAAAGCCTCCTGCCTCTAAGGTCCTTAAAGGTGGAGAGGAGTTCAAAGCTCAAGCAACGCCATCACCAGCTGTCAGGCAGAGGGAGACAGCAGTGGACAGACAACGGGAAAAGACAGAGCCGGCCAAGGTGTCAGGTCACAAGCAAGACGTGTCTGCAGACTGTCCAGAGTCTGACAAGGAACAGCAACTGCGACAAGAAG AAGCTGAATTCTCATCACTCAAAGGATCTTGGGAGAAGGCGAAGTTTCGCTTGAGGCAGTTGGAGGGTCACAATGACATTGTCACCTGTGTGGTTGCCGTCGACAATCTGGTGGTTTCTGGAAG CCGAGATACCACGGTGAAGGTGTGGCATGTTCCCACGGCAACAGAGCACAAGAACCTGGGGGGGCACACGGGTGGGGTTACCTGTCTA AGTCCCTCCACCAGAGTATCAGTCCCTCCACCAGAGTACTGCAAGAGGCTgg CCtggtctctgtctttgtccgaCAAGGAGAGGTTTATTCTGAGTGGCTCAGCAGACTGCTATGTGAAGATCTGGGCCCTGAGCATTG GACAGTGTGTAAAGTCAATCTACACGTTCAATGCTGTGACTGCTCTGTGTTTTGTGCCAGAGGGAGACGGCTACATTATCACCGGATCGG ACGGGGGGAAAGTTCAAGCCTGGAGCTGGCACACTTTCGAGAACTGCCAGTCAATCAACGCTCACCAGGACGCTGTCACCTGCATCCAG TCTCAAGGTCCGCTGGTGTTCAGCGGCTCGGCTGAGGGAGGGGTGTCTGTGTGGGAGAACCGATGTACAGACCGAGACCCCCTGAGGCAGCTCCAACACTGGGGTGTTCAGGTGACCGGTTGTGGCAGTGGCTCGGGTGGGCGACTGACCCTTAGCCCGAGGGGAGACAGAGTGTTCCTGGCTTATGGTCAAGCCTGGGTCAAGATCCTGCACTGGAGGACCG GATCAACATCCAggctgaccaatcacagcagcaTCGCCGCGGTAACAGATTGTGTCCACCAGACAGGAGGCCTCCTAATTGGCTCCTGCTACGATCTGGTAAATGGAGAGAGCACATTAAATT TATTCTCTCTGCCTCAGTGTCGCTACCTGGCTTCTCTGACCTGGCCGGATGCTCCCAGAATCCTCTGCTTTGCGACATGGGCCACGGGGAGCGGAGACCACCGGTGGGTTACGGGAGGCCGCACTCTCACTGTATGGGAGCAGCTCCCCAGCTCCGGGAAGCAGAG AGGTGACATCTCAGTGAAGAGAGACAGCCGGTTGGATTTCTGCTTCCTGGAATCAGAGGCGGAAACAGAAGATGACGAGGAAACTGATG GTTtcgaagatgatgatgatggtgctcACAGCCGGTCTGACGGTGCGGAGGATGAGGGATCCTCGTCGTGGTTGCGCTGTGTTCTCCAGTGA